The DNA window ATACTCTGCGTCGCCAGCCTCCCAAGGAGATTGCCGGTCGTCTCGTTCAAGTTACTGAAGACTACAAACTGTGTGAACGTCAGTTCGCTAATGGTGACAAAGAGCTGATCGCTCTACCAGCCAGTGATGTTTTGATCTACCACTTGGAAGGTGGGGCACGTGTGATTGTTCGCCCTTCAGGTACTGAACCGAAACTCAAGTGTTACTACGAAGTGGTCGGTGAATTTGGTGCAGAACTCAGTTTTGAGCAAGCTCAACAGCAAGCGGAAGAGCAAATGGCAATGCTTATTGCCGAGCATCAACACAGCTTAGCCTAATAGAGTATCCTATTGTTAGTTAAATAGTTTTACTCTATAGAACGAAGAAAAGCCTCCTTGCGGAGGCTTTTTATTACGTAGAGAAGCATTACTCTCTTAACCGCTGCAATCCCTTTTCAGCCGTGGAGGTTATCGAGACTGACCAGCAATAATCTCTTTGATAGGTTATCTCAGCGGTTAAGCGAATAATTCGGACGATAGTCCGCTACGCACAGCGACCTTAGATCAGCTCATCTAACATTGCTGCGTCGTATTCTTTGAGTGGTTCGCCTTGTTTAACGCGAGCCACGTAATCTGGGTTTGCAATAAATGGACGACCAATGGCAATCAGATCAAACTTGCCAGCAGCAATGGCTTTCGCACCAGTTTCTGCTGAATAACCACCAACAGCGATTAACGTTTTGGAGTATTGGCTGCGCATGTACTCAGACACTCGTCCGCCGAGGAAATCAAATTCCATCGAGTCATCAAACATCCCTTCATGCAGGTATGCCAGCGGACGCTGTTCTAGTTCGGCTAGCAAATAATCAAATACGGCACGGTCGCGAGGATCGGCTGTCATATGAGCATAACCACCAGGAGAGAGACGCAGGCCAGTGCGATCACCGCCAATTTTGGCAATCACAGCATCAACCACTTGCAAAGGGAAACGCGCCATGTTGGCTGGCGTTTCACCAAATTCATCTTGACGATGGTTGGTATCAAAGTGCAGGAACTGATCAAGTAGATAGCCGTTCGCACCATGGATTTCCACACCATCAAAACCTGCATCAATCGCGTTTTGCGCAGCTTGTGCATAGTCTTGAACCAATTGAGCAATCTCTGCACTCGTAGCCGCTTTAGGTGTGGTGTACACCAAATCACGACGACGAGGAACCGTACCATCAAATGCAATCGCCGATGGTGCTAACACATATTCACCATCAAAAAAGGCAGGATGAGCAACGCGTCCGGTATGCCACAACTGAGCAAAAATTTTGCCGCCTTTGCTGTGCACTGCTGAAGTCACTTTCTTCCAACCGTCGATTTGTGGTTGGGTAAATAACCCAGGAGTGTTTGGATAACCTTGACCATCAGGGCGGATGATGGTGGCTTCAGAAATAATCAAACCCGCATCGGCACGACGTTCGTAATAATCAGCCATCGCCTGCGTAGGAACCAAGTCATCGTCTGCCATACAGCGAGTCAATGGTGCCATTACAATGCGGTTTTTCAGGGTTAACGTGCCATTAAGCGGCACGGATTCAAACAATACTTTAGTCATGATGTTGCCTATCCAACTCAGTTGATGCAAAACATGCTACCCTATTATTGAATGAACGTTCAAGATATTTTTTGAATGACCATTCAAAATAGATTCACATCTCACTTTGTCACTCCCTGTGAATCAAGGTAATATGAGCGCCACCAGAAATGAGGAGCAGCGTATAAAGTGCGAGTAGCTGAATTTAATCGAGAACAAGTGTTGCAATCAGCGATGAATGAATTCATTGCCAAGGGCTATAACAAAACCAG is part of the Vibrio porteresiae DSM 19223 genome and encodes:
- a CDS encoding alkene reductase, whose protein sequence is MTKVLFESVPLNGTLTLKNRIVMAPLTRCMADDDLVPTQAMADYYERRADAGLIISEATIIRPDGQGYPNTPGLFTQPQIDGWKKVTSAVHSKGGKIFAQLWHTGRVAHPAFFDGEYVLAPSAIAFDGTVPRRRDLVYTTPKAATSAEIAQLVQDYAQAAQNAIDAGFDGVEIHGANGYLLDQFLHFDTNHRQDEFGETPANMARFPLQVVDAVIAKIGGDRTGLRLSPGGYAHMTADPRDRAVFDYLLAELEQRPLAYLHEGMFDDSMEFDFLGGRVSEYMRSQYSKTLIAVGGYSAETGAKAIAAGKFDLIAIGRPFIANPDYVARVKQGEPLKEYDAAMLDELI